The region TTGAACGAGCTTCAGTCATTCCACGTATCAAGGTGACAGCAAAAGACCTAGCAGATGTTGGACGCATTAACATTGTTCAATATGTACAGAAGTCTGGGGGTCTTAAAGACCTTACCTACAGTGAAATTGAAGAGCACTCTGAAGACAATAGAGAGACAGCTGCTGATACACACTGGAAGCTGTCCTTGCTGCTTGGCAAATGCTCGAGGCCTGGATGGTCTGGAATGATGAAAATGCTCAACACCGGAGATCATCCTGGTCAGTCATCAGTCATCTTCCTACCCATGATTGACATGGATCCAGGAGATCTGACTTGCATTCATTCCGCTCTCCAGTTCATTCATGATCACGCAACTCGTTACCAGGTCACTCCAATTCTAACTTTTGATCAACCACTGTGGTGGAAAGCGATGACAATTATTGAAAGTGAAGCACCTGGCAGACCACTGAAATCTATTGTTCTCCGACTTGGTAGATTCCATGTGCTCATGAGTTTCCTTGGCACAATTGGTCATTTGATGTCAGGCTCTGGATTGGAAGAAATCCTTGAATGCACCAAATACTGTGCCCAAAATGCTTGAAGGAAAATCAATTGCCAGGGCCATAAGAGGTCATTTCCTGGTTGATGGGGCACTGAACACCCTTCTGGCAGTCAAAACCTTTCAAGTAAACCTGCCCGCCCTGGCAAGCTACGCTGTTGGCTTGAAGGATGTGTCAGAGTTGACTGAAGATGGTACTATTGCGGATGAAagtgaaaaaacacaaaatgtgacAACTCCAGATGAACCAGTTTCTGATCAGTCTGATGTAGGATCCACAGGCCATTCTAAAGATTTAAGTATGAGCTCTGCGGGTATCCACCTGCCCTCTTTGAGACAAAAACAGTGCTTCTCCCAGCGAACAAACCCCAAAATCGCAAAAGCAATATGGAACGCTGTGCCGCATGATGATGTACCAGAAAGAGACATCCTGTATGTCTTATGTCATGCTGAGTGCCAGGCTGTGtctaattgtttgtttattgttttggaattgtgttaaccattttatttgcatgtttttgttttgttagttactgtttgaaatgtaaccttttctgtgttttgagttgacatgcaattaccttttgtttgagttgattagacacagctgaacacaatcaactgaatcctgacagacagctgcagtggccaataaaccactgcaggctggcccccctagACCAATGGTGAACGAGGGGAGGGTTTCCTTCCCCTTATATATTCAAGGCAGACATTCAAGCTGGGAGATTGAACGGACGGACAGAGGCCCATGAGGGACGAGAGTTGATGAACAAGAGTGGATGGACTGACGTACAGAGGCCCATGGGGGCCCAGGTGGTTGGGGAGCCCCGGCGGACTCGGACCGGAGAtccctgttggcgtgggccaacagggagggggcactgagagggcactggaggacagtgagcccagaaagactgagactgttcatctttaaccttttttaaccttttatggaTTGGCCATTTTAGAAACAGTTCTATTTTTAGTGACTCCCCCACCCCTGATTTTATAACTGTCTTGGAGCAATAAATGTCTGTTGCTGCActcctgtttttttgttgtgggttactaagcgctgctcaccctcgaaagtatttaattggggACTTGAACCACCCCTGTGACACTTAGATGGAGGGGCCCTCCTCCACCGAATACCCTGGGAGATAGGAAAGACATACGGGGCAATAGTAGATACTTACATCGTTTACATTCAAAAACATTATGGACAATCAGTGGTGATCGTGTTTGATGAGTACAGCAGCCAGCCTTCTACGAAAGATGGTGCTCACAGAAGGAGGAATCCAAAGACTGGCTGGAAGGTTTCATTCACATCAACTATGTCACTGAGTTTGAAAAAGGAGGAATTTCTGTCAAACAATGACAACAAACAATGTTTCATAAACCTGTTGGGGGAAGGACTAAAACTTGCAGGGTTTGATGTTCACAATGCTCATAGAGATGCAGATGTGCTTATAGTTCAAACAACAGGGACAGCAGCATTGAAACAAAGAACTGTCCTTGTGGGAGATGACACTGACCTCCTCATTCTTCTGCTACACTTCTATCAGCAAGGAGAGCTGTACTTCATGTCTGAACCCAGGAAGTTGCCTTCGCCAAGACGCAGGTTTTTGAACATTGGGCATGCGAGAGATGTGTTTGGTGAGGATGTTAGCAACATCTTATTTGCACATGTCATGCTTGGCTGTGATACAACATCCAGAGTGTTTGGAGTTGGGAAAGGGGTATCTTTGCGTCTGAGTCAAGAAAACGACTCATTCAGAGTACAGGCCagcatttttcaaaaacaatttgCTACCAAAGACGAAATTGCTGATGCAGGGGAAAGGGCAATGATGCTAATATACAAAGGTGGAGAGACAGATTCTCTTAATGACCTCAGGCTGAAACGTTTCTACGCTAAGGTGACTGACAGCAAAACAGCTGTCCACCCTCGCAACTTGCCACCAACATCTTCTTCTGCCAGGTTTCACAGCTTCAGAGTGTACCATCAAGTCCAGGAATGGATGGGAAACTCACTACCACCGGAGGAATGGGGCTGGAAGATCCAAGATTCATTCCTCATTCCTGTCCATTCAGACCAGAACCCTGCTCCTCAATCGTTGTTGGAGCTTGTGTGCTGTAATTACAAGTCAGGTTGTGGCACTATGCATTGCAAATGCCGTCGTCAAGGACTTGATTGCTCCCTAGCCTGTTCAGAGTGCAGAGGTGTGTGCACGAATATGTCAGCACAACATTTGGATGAGGACATAGAGTAAATATTACATGTAGGCCTACAGTCAAGCTTGgtctcatttggtttcagtctgTGCTGATATGTATCGTAGTTTTTATGGAAAAATATTTTACTGAGACAAATTTGGATGGTGCAGAAGATTCAATGATAATAAACCGTTTATGACCTAATTTGATTGACTTTATTTGGATTCAAAAAAGGTAATTTTAGCTTAAGGGTAGCCACAAAGGGCACATATACATTCAGAACAGGTCATTTTTGATGGTTGTATgtgaaaaaacaccatagaaaACCAATGTGTAGACATAAATTATTTGAAAATAGCATATTCAGAAGTAGAGATGTatcatttttttgtattacGCTATGGCATGAAGGGCCCAAATTTCAACCCCTGAATTTACCTTGATCCACTAAGTATATAATGGTATacttttaatataatatttgGATGTCCCTAAGGATCACATAAAACCTTGAATgattactattgcaattttCCCTGGGTCGAACCACAGATTGACTGGACTATAAACCCAATTCAGATTATTGCTCATCCCAATTCAATAGTTGTAGCCTATCATAATAAAGTAAAAAGGGGAGTCACAAGCTTgttttaaagctgatttatggttccgcgttacaccaacgcagaccctacgccgtaccctacgccgtaccctacgccgtaccctacgccgtaggctctgcgtcgacttAACGCAGAATCATAATTCAGGTTTGCTGAGCAAACTTAGCTGAAACGCAAACCTCCCGAACAACTAACACACAACATATcccgcacaaacacacacaaacgtcGATCGGTATTGTTACTGATCTCCAGTCTGACACGACTCACCATGTTTTAAACTGCTGCTGCCTGGACGAGCTGCTTCCTCCCATGTGCGCCGAAGCCTCCGCGTCATCAACACTCGACCCGCGCATGCGCGTTTCTCCCGGTTGCAAGAAGGTAGATGGTTCACTTACTAGCATGAAATTATCACACTTTCACATTTGAACGTCGTTTTCATGTGTGCTTTTGGCAATGAAGCGGGTTTTTTTGTGAATGCATTTGGAATTGCGTTCCGAGGACCGTAATAAAGTGGAGCTTAGGAAGCGGCAGCGCCGCTGACATTGTGGGTAACGTAGCTCTGCGTTAGCTGTTTGTGTTGATAGTTCAGCTTCACCTCCAGAGAGAAAAGCGATGCTGATCTAATCTATTCACACTCAACTGTACGGTCGGAGGCGTAATTTAAGTTACTCGTTGCTATTTGTTGCTGACACAGGTTTGAATCCTTTTTAGACGTTTTATATCCTGAGCTAGGGAGCAGCTCAGCATCCTCAGTTTAACGCAGGTGTACGAGTTTGTTATTGTCGGGTAGGATTTAGAGTACGGTGAATTTGGGATTAACCTGGTTTATTGGACTTTTATAACCACAGGCTGCTGGGACATTTATTTCCTAGCTATTTCTTTCCAAACATATTGTTTTTCCTATGGGTTTCATGTAAGGCTATTTGAGATACATCCTGGCACTAAATTATTCATGTTTTCCTGATGGAGTTGAAAACAGAGAACTTCAATTCACTTTATTTGTTAGACAGGGActgtacatacaggactgtctcagaaaattagaatattgtgataaagtcctttttttttcctgtaatgcaaaaatgtcatccattctggattcattacaaatcaactgaaatattgcaagccttttattattttaatattgctgatcatggcttacagtttaagaaaactcaaatatcctatctcaaaaaaatagaatattctgggaatcttaaactgtaagccataatcagcaatattaaaataataaaaggcttgcaatatttcagttgatttgtaatgaatccagaatgtatgacatttttgttttttttaattgcattacagaaaataaagaactttatcacaatattctaattttctgagacagtcctgtattaatgGACACAAGTGTAAATATGTATGGTTGTAGCCAGAGACTTATTTCCACCATTCGTCCCCGTGGCAAATTAATGCCAGACACAGAATCGGACATTAGCAGACAAAGTAGACAAGATTTGACATTCataccaacaaaaacacaacattaaaagatACGACAGAACTAGataaaaatcattaaacaataaaacaagttgCAATTGATAAACCAGTAGGTGACCGTAAAGTTAAAGTGCTAAGTGCTTAAGTGCAAGAGTTTGTAAAGTGCTGATGCAGATTACACATCGCTTCACTTGggctttaatatttattttctcaACCAGCGTTTTTCACAAGAGACCATTTTGTTGACAAATTCACTTATTTTTGAGGTGTTTTGATCAAGCTTTTGTGTTCTTTCATTGTAGGAGATTGGATTACATCAATGGTAGCTGGCAGTTCTACCGTGAACACGGAGGGGTTTAAGTGAAGGCTGAAAGATGGTCTGATGGACCGCCGCTTTTTTCTGACCTtcctttcctgctcagtgttgTGGATCTTCTTCTGGGAAGTACgctggaagaaaagaaaagagagtcAGATTCAGGAATGGCTCCAAGGACATGGCCTCTCTCAATATAGGCACTCATTTGAAGGTAAATGATTTAGagtctcttttttgttttcctgaGCAATGTACAGTTGAAATTGACTTAATCGGCCTGTCCATAGTGAAGCAAGCAATGCTTTGCTGGAAATCTTAAAAGATGTTTAAAGGGTAGTCTTCCACTGGGTTTTAccttcatttaatttaaaaagcgATTGTACTCCCCATTGCTTTGAccatgactgtttttttttagcttttaaaCACTCTTAAAGAAGTGCAAGTGACATCCAAAGACAATCAGCAATGTCTTTAGTGCTCATTAAGGTGGAGTTAAATCAGTATTAAGTCTTGTTCTGGGACATTACTGATGTTCTTTCGCTGGCCGGTAGTGCATGAGTATTTATGCCTGCTGTTCATGTGTCATCCAGATGTACATACACTGGAAGAACTGAGTCTGAGTGTATTGAGCCGTCTGGAAGAGGTGGTGAAGGAACAGCAGCGCTGGAGGGAAATTGCAGAGGCGCACATCCAGCTGCTCCGAGACTTTGCCTTCCAGGAGTGGCTTTGCTCCCAAAATCTGGAGCATTATTACCATACGTAAGCACTGAAAAAGGTCTTAACTTGATCAtttatataaaatatttgtGAACAGCCTGTAGGTTTAGGTATGGTATATGTTGGTTGTATAGAAGTACAGAAGGAATTCAGTTTGGTTTCATGATTGTATAAATACGTCTTTAGTTATGGGACAGTTTAAAATAACAACACAGTTATTAGGGATGTaacgatatataaaaaaagaatgatTAATTCTATGCAATAAGTAACATGATTGTGGGGAAAAAAGCAAACATGATTACAGTATGTTGATGCtgaggaagagaaaaaatatgggAATATGAACATGAATGAATAGAAGAAGGTATTGTAATGGTTAAGTCATATATGTCTGAAGGAAATATGAGTTATTGAtattttgtgaaaattattgatAATAAAACAGATGCGCAAGGAAGAGAGAGTGAAAAGCACTAAAACTGACTCTGTCCCGTGTTTTTCCCTGTTTATTCAGGTTTACCCGGCAgaacagttttaaaaaaaatttaatctgTTACAAAGCCACATCCTGGGTGTGTAACATAAGCACTGAAAAAGGTCTTAACTTGATAAtttatataaaatatttgtGAACAGCCTGTTGGTTTAGGTATGGTATATGTTGGTTGTATGGTTTACAGTGtagtattttatatttttttttaattggttaCATGGCTATAGTCAGGTTTTATAAGCGATAACACAAgctgtgtttttaaatctccaGTTGAGCGCAGCCTCTCCATTCATGGTTAGGTGAGTTTGCTGACACTGAGCTGTGTGGGCTGCAGTGTTTCAGAGGGTCACTGCAGTGAAGGGTATTCTGTAGAGACATTGAGCAATGCAGATGTTTGTGTAAATTTGCACACAACTGAACCAACAACTGCTTGCTTAAAGAAAGCAGTTATGCCTGCTACTGTGGGGAAAACTGTAACATTTTGAAAGTACTGACATTTTTAAGAAACAAATACTATGATGTTTTAAAGCAGTATTATTCAGCTTCTCTAAAGGTGTTCACTGTGACATTGCTGAAGGTCAtgtttccttttctcttttgatTCATTGCAGTTTTGTGTAAATACATAATTTTGGCTTGACTTTTCGTGTGAACCCTTGTGATTTTCCTATATTACTGCATACTCCATATTTCCTCCAAGTTATTTTTACAAATATAAATTGGAATAGAATATTTACATAGTTAAATCAGTGGCACAAAGATATTGTATGGTTGTTTGTTTATTGAAGAAAATGATTCAATATTACATATCAGTAAGTAATAGTAGTTTATGTTCATAGGTATTTGTTGATAAAAGGCATCTTATAATTGAGGAAATTAGTGtattcaaaaaaatgttgtcattggggtgtgtttgtgtgcagcagGAAATGCAGTGTTGTGTAAATATGAATTCAGGTAAATTAATGTCTTTAAACTTACATGTGATAGAGGAAGCAACGCAAAGAGAAATtaggtttcttttttctgtagttgttggtgcattTAACAATAAAATTCACAAGATGAAAGCGTTACTACAGGAGGGGCTGAGTGGCAGGCACAGTGAAAGTGTGACAGTAACACATTCACAACAGAAAGTATTTCTGTTTTCTAAAAGCTAATTGCTGCTTTAGTCTTTTTCTCTGGCTGTTCCCACCTGTGTTTGCCCAATCTGAGCACTCTTCCATGTAGAGATATTTCAGGGCACACTCGGTAACATCTCCTTGTTGAAATGACGTGGACATTTAACAGATAAGACTGAGGTTCCCTTATGCgcaatattacataaacatgtgtgttttgtgtgaggTGCAGGCTGTTGTGTGCACTTAAAACATCAGTCTTGCTAATAGACTTTGAGTAACAGACAGATTCTGTTAGCTGCATTTATAAAGATTAAAGAATGAAAGTTTATGGGTATTCAGTTAATTATTAACTTGAtgtactttttttcttcctaccaTAGACTGAAGACCTTAGGTTGTGTGAATCTAGATGATCTCTCTCAGTTTGACAACCAACTGCAGCTCTCTCTAGCTGCCTGGGGCTACTACTACGAAGACTACGTAAAGTTGTCCACAGGAATcaagatcctccagacctccagacgAAGTCGGGACCAAGATTACGAGATCCGGCTCGTGCACAGCCTTGCCGTGAGGCGTCTGAATGAGAAGTGGTCGATTGGTAAGGGTTCTgccttttttaaatctctttaatTTTGGTTGCTTCCTTTAGCTTGTAATTATTAAGCCACATTATATTAAAGGAATACAAATCATTCAAGGCTTTTCATGCAGAAAGATGTTTTGTCTCCCTTATGAAAGCAATAAATGGCTCCCACATATAATGAATATTTGAACATTGATAGCAGAAATATGTTGTTTCTTGCTCTCTGGCATTCCTAACGTTCAGCCATACGTCTTGTTGCTCGGTATTCTTTCTTAGGGTGTGGCTTTTCACTTTCGTACTAAAGTTCGGTAGGTTATTTAAATCACAACATGTGTTTTTTGAGCAGGAAGTGCCTCATTTGAATTtgagttattcatttattttcctgGTGGCTATTTCAGTGGGAGCTCTCCTCTTTGGCTGTACTGTGGCGCTCTGCTTCTTGATAAGGGACCTCATGTTTTACGTGATTGGTGAGTTATTGTTTTCATGGTGTCTTGTACCATATTTCTTAGCAAATATCAActtcttctttctctttctctgtggATAAAATGTATCCATCGGGTAGTACTCCTTGTGTTTGTAAAACACAAGTTGTAAAATGCCAAACTGAAGTTGCAATTATATTGAAACATGTTTTATAACCAGACTTTCTTTCATCTGTATTCCCTCCTTGTTGCAGGTGGAATTACTGTATCCATCATAGCGTTTGTCTTTACCATCAAGTTCCTTTGTGAGCTTGCAGCAAGGGTTGTCAGCTTCCTGCAGAATGAGGATCCAGGGCGACGCGGTGATCGCAGCATTTACGACTATGTCCGGGGCAACTACCTGGACCCACGTTCCTGCAAGGTCTCATGGGACTGGAAGGAGCCGCAAGAAGTGGGACAAACGATGAGCTTTAGAGTCCAGGTGATAATATGCTCCAGACTGTGACAGTTAAGTCACATTTTACAACAATTTTTTGAGGTAGTGTGACTAAAAATACAAGTAGGTGTACCCGTGCAGTTGGGAAATATCCTTCCTGTTTTTATCTAATCTCACATTTTAGACACACCAGCAGGAAGTGAGAAGTGGTGTGTATGAGACAGTTAAGACCTTATCATAATTATGGCTGTGGGTTGTTATCTCGTGTCTGGACAGGGAAAAACTCACTGTTGTTTCTAAAGAGCTTTTAACAAtgggttgtttgttttttcaaaacaaaactcGATTTACACCCTACTTTAAATCATGGTTCTCTAACTTTAAAGAGGAAGAGATTTGCTCCTTTCATATGAACGGCTTCCTTATTCGTAGTAAGAAATACAAGATATTTAATGTGCTGCAAGGAATGACATATGAATtaaaacaggggtcggcaacccgcggctccagagctctCTAGCGCTGCCCTAGTCCCTAGtagttttcaaaaatgtttgaccttttttttttttttttttttttttcttcttttcttctttttttctgttttttctttttttcttccttttttcttcttttttctctttttttcttcctttttttcttcttttttctctttttttcttcctttttcctttcctttttaatctcgacatttcgacttttttctcgacatttcaacttttttctcaagattgtacttcaacattaatatcgacattttgacttttttctcgaagtgcataatggaaaaaaaaaatcttcccccagttctaactaatatagatacatgcaacatgtgttgccttcattctaaggctgatacaagacttttaactttttgcagctccagacatatttgttttttgtgtttttggtccaatacggctctttcaacattttgaattgccgacccctgaattAGAATAACATTTTTagactttttattttggttAGAAAAATCAAACAGATTTGTTTCTCTGCTCCACCCTTTTCTCAGCTGTTCTACAAGAATGGTCAACCGTTCCCGGCCCATCGGCCTGTGGGACTGAGGGTCAACATCACCCACATTGAACTGGCCCTGGACATCCCCGTCACACAGGAAGTTCTGCAGGAACCCGAGTCCAATGTCGTCAAAGTGGCCTTCACGGTGCGCAAGGCCGGGCGCTATGAGGTTGCCGTCAAGCTCGGGGGCCTCAATGTCGCCTACAGCCCCTACTACAAGATATTCCAGCCAGGTGCGGCGAGGGCAAACGTTCTGCAGGGGTTCATTTTTACGGTTCTCGTCAGTTTTACTCTGTTCAAACAAAAGCTTGTTCTCTTATTCCCTTCAGGTACGGTTGTTCCATCCAAGACCAAAATAGCTTACCATTTCTCAACCCTGGTGTTAACAAACGGCCACCAGCACACTTTACAAATCGAACCCAGGGACGAGTACGGGAATCCTAccagtaactccacttctctgacCGATGAAGCCAACTACAGTGTTCGTATCCACTCGGTAATGAATACAGCACCTTTTCTTTTACTTCATATACCCGATTTTCCTcatctaggcctgtgttgaaaaaatcaattttctggttctaaatcgattctcatattaattcctaaaaatcggtttgtatgtctaaagatcgattttttttttttttttttttttttttgattaaaaaaaaatatatataatttttttttcccatcattacatttttgcctggtgaactttaatcccagtagttttgaaaactcctgaactaaatgaacttttctttagagaaaatgctggacatttcagcttaaatttctaaatgttatattagttcaatgaagttcatattatctatatttactatagcttgtttggtttctttgttatcggacacggtttgtcatgaaatacctacctgaaaaatgccgggtgcttcatgacaagctgtgtgtctggtgacagaataaatcagacaagctaaaatcatttgtttactgcttgagctgttgcaatttctttctttttttgcactttaaatggatattgaaatgcctatttgagttatttatttcttagttatttcacaataattattgtgaaattattatttcaatagttattttacagtcatataatccaggcaacactaacccaaatcaatatcggatcggatcgaatcaaatggtgataatcgattctgaatcttaagaatcggaatcgaatcgattcttgacatttgaatcgatacccagctctatcCTGATCATGATAATGATGAAAATGAAACCCAACATTTCTTTTAACCCTTTTGCTGATACTTGCTTAATACATAATGTTATAGATTTTAGCTGAACTGAGCTGTTATTCACATTTTTCCTgattgagcacattgagtccatgctcgttgtgtgaaatgtgctttataaataaatgccttgattcctttttttgtcttcagtTAGGTACAGTGGATGACGACTGTCTCGAGGCCTTCTATAGTAAGTCAGTCTCACTCCAGAAGCAGCAGTGCCAGGTTCTGATGAGGCTGATCCTGAAGAAAACGGGCTGTTTCAAGGCCCGCATCACCTACAAGGATCAGCTACTCAGCAACGGGGAATTTGACATAATTGTTCTCAGTGGTGAGCAGCCTTTAAATTGCAAAAGACAAATTCTTTGTCCTTGAATACTTTTCCTGTGCCATTAGCCGgtgtgtgctttaattccccctCTTTTCCCTTAAGGATAATAGTATATTTTCCTCTTGCAGAGAATGAAAAGGCCTGTGTGGAGAAGAACGTGTCCACTCCAGGCATAAGCATCTACTTTGAGGCGTACCTGTATAGCAGTGGGAACTACAGCAGTTCATCGTGGCAGTTACCGGCCTCTCTGTTGTCCCCTCAGAGACGGCCCTCCatgggagaggaagaggaggaacacgACTCTCCTGTGGAGGGACAACCTGAGAAAGTGAAGAAACCAAAAAAGGTCTATTGTTACATATCGCCAAAGGTGAGCGAGACGCATAATGGTTAGGTTTGGTTGCTATATTTATGTGGTTGCTAAATGTTTCTGAGATTATGTGTTGACAAGATGATTCtgacttcttcttctttgtattaaatataatactttaaaattccatgatatagtagagcagaaaactgttttatttgcctttaaagcccagcagaatctgcttccaaactacattcaggacctgttcctgataaaagaaacccgctatgacctgaggggaaaactcatgtttgagatgacgacagcaagaactaatattaaaaagagatgtacatcaattaaggctagagaaatatggaatagttgtaatagcaacctaaaaatgtgtagttctatcttcaagtttaaggaaatgtttaaagaaaatactgtaaataaatataaaacactataaatataaagtatactatctaaaatattctagaatgtgaaacgtcaattttatattttgtcttacttatttttttcttctttatgtattgtttgtttccacggagtaaagttaatgtctcatatttatgctgatcataagaaaaaagggtaggcactataagctacggcttctgcctacaccttttcggcaaaagaaatgtttttttttttaccttttcatcttgttctgcaaaaaagtgtgtacaagccgaaataaagattcataacaataacaatataacttCTCATCCAACAGCAACTTTCTGTTAAGGAGTTCTACCTGAAAATTATTCCATGGCGCCTTTTTACCTTTCGAGTATGTCCAGGAACAAAGGTAAGGAGTGAGCAACGTGTCGGGGAAGGCGTCGGCTTGACTCGCTCTCACAGCTGACGGTaacctttccttctttcagttTACCTATTATGGCCCCGACCCAGTTCATAAGTATCTGACTCTTGTGGTGGACGATGGGATACAACCTCCTGTGGAGCTCAGCTGCAAAGATAGGAACATCATGGCTGCTACTTTCATTCGCTTCCTGCACAAAAACATAGGTTTGTTTCAAGTGCTTGAGGCTGCTGTTGGTTTTAGCTGCAGATGTTAAATTGCCCTTTGTGAAGAGCCCGGCAATAATTGGATGTTATTGTCCTTAGGTGGCTCAGAAACATTTCAAGATAAGGTGAACTTTTTTCAA is a window of Cololabis saira isolate AMF1-May2022 chromosome 16, fColSai1.1, whole genome shotgun sequence DNA encoding:
- the arel1 gene encoding apoptosis-resistant E3 ubiquitin protein ligase 1 isoform X2 is translated as MDRRFFLTFLSCSVLWIFFWEVRWKKRKESQIQEWLQGHGLSQYRHSFEDVHTLEELSLSVLSRLEEVVKEQQRWREIAEAHIQLLRDFAFQEWLCSQNLEHYYHTLKTLGCVNLDDLSQFDNQLQLSLAAWGYYYEDYVKLSTGIKILQTSRRSRDQDYEIRLVHSLAVRRLNEKWSIGGITVSIIAFVFTIKFLCELAARVVSFLQNEDPGRRGDRSIYDYVRGNYLDPRSCKVSWDWKEPQEVGQTMSFRVQLFYKNGQPFPAHRPVGLRVNITHIELALDIPVTQEVLQEPESNVVKVAFTVRKAGRYEVAVKLGGLNVAYSPYYKIFQPGTVVPSKTKIAYHFSTLVLTNGHQHTLQIEPRDEYGNPTSNSTSLTDEANYSVRIHSLGTVDDDCLEAFYSKSVSLQKQQCQVLMRLILKKTGCFKARITYKDQLLSNGEFDIIVLSENEKACVEKNVSTPGISIYFEAYLYSSGNYSSSSWQLPASLLSPQRRPSMGEEEEEHDSPVEGQPEKVKKPKKVYCYISPKQLSVKEFYLKIIPWRLFTFRVCPGTKFTYYGPDPVHKYLTLVVDDGIQPPVELSCKDRNIMAATFIRFLHKNIGGSETFQDKVNFFQRELRHINSKRPRTKTCLKISRHAILDSSLKATRNFSVSDWSKNFEVIFQDEEALDWGGPRREWFELICKTLFDTSNQLFTRFSDNNQGLVHPNADRPPHLRLKMYEFAGRIVGKCLYESALGGSYKQLVRARFTRSFLAQIIGLRMNYKYFETDDQEFYKTKVCFILNNDVSEMDLVFAEEKYNKSGQLEKVVELISGGAQIAVNNENKMHYLNLLAQYRLASQVREEVEHFLKGLNELVPENLLAIFDENELELLMCGTGDINVQDFKAHAVIVGGLWHFREKVMKWFWAVVSSFTQEELARLLQFTTGSSQLPPGGFNTLCPSFQIIAAPTHSTLPTAHTCFNQLCLPTYDSYEELHKMLKLAISEGSEGFGML
- the arel1 gene encoding apoptosis-resistant E3 ubiquitin protein ligase 1 isoform X1, which produces MDRRFFLTFLSCSVLWIFFWEVRWKKRKESQIQEWLQGHGLSQYRHSFEDVHTLEELSLSVLSRLEEVVKEQQRWREIAEAHIQLLRDFAFQEWLCSQNLEHYYHTLKTLGCVNLDDLSQFDNQLQLSLAAWGYYYEDYVKLSTGIKILQTSRRSRDQDYEIRLVHSLAVRRLNEKWSIVGALLFGCTVALCFLIRDLMFYVIGGITVSIIAFVFTIKFLCELAARVVSFLQNEDPGRRGDRSIYDYVRGNYLDPRSCKVSWDWKEPQEVGQTMSFRVQLFYKNGQPFPAHRPVGLRVNITHIELALDIPVTQEVLQEPESNVVKVAFTVRKAGRYEVAVKLGGLNVAYSPYYKIFQPGTVVPSKTKIAYHFSTLVLTNGHQHTLQIEPRDEYGNPTSNSTSLTDEANYSVRIHSLGTVDDDCLEAFYSKSVSLQKQQCQVLMRLILKKTGCFKARITYKDQLLSNGEFDIIVLSENEKACVEKNVSTPGISIYFEAYLYSSGNYSSSSWQLPASLLSPQRRPSMGEEEEEHDSPVEGQPEKVKKPKKVYCYISPKQLSVKEFYLKIIPWRLFTFRVCPGTKFTYYGPDPVHKYLTLVVDDGIQPPVELSCKDRNIMAATFIRFLHKNIGGSETFQDKVNFFQRELRHINSKRPRTKTCLKISRHAILDSSLKATRNFSVSDWSKNFEVIFQDEEALDWGGPRREWFELICKTLFDTSNQLFTRFSDNNQGLVHPNADRPPHLRLKMYEFAGRIVGKCLYESALGGSYKQLVRARFTRSFLAQIIGLRMNYKYFETDDQEFYKTKVCFILNNDVSEMDLVFAEEKYNKSGQLEKVVELISGGAQIAVNNENKMHYLNLLAQYRLASQVREEVEHFLKGLNELVPENLLAIFDENELELLMCGTGDINVQDFKAHAVIVGGLWHFREKVMKWFWAVVSSFTQEELARLLQFTTGSSQLPPGGFNTLCPSFQIIAAPTHSTLPTAHTCFNQLCLPTYDSYEELHKMLKLAISEGSEGFGML